One window of Curtobacterium sp. 458 genomic DNA carries:
- a CDS encoding glycosyltransferase family 39 protein: MTARRQWTTIGAVTAAWVGFLLLFAFVTPVFGAPDEPAHVDAAFRLALGLGWPPPGDMHYLAAIRQVVDHPVAAADRTTVSALLAQVPGDSPAIDQMSQHPPTYYLVAALVLKAIGWGSHSWGTAVLALRLLDVVVVAALPLLVWATVRRATRSPRTALVAPLLLFAVPQLAQVTAAVSLWAPMVLFGAVMVWLAVRTLTGDRSWWTTVGLAVSVTAMSALTALGLVAVPFAVVVVLLAHGRPLVSRTVHAAVVLVLPLAATGWWWVRTLVRSGTLVPDALRGSTTVVPYPSGGANPGAFAGRQWDGLTNSFWGLLGANQWVLPPALVDSMTIVALTVLAWAYARRGTGRGLTTTLLLWPALVLVATLAYSWRNYLGTHQGNGLQGRFLFIAIVALVTAQAIAWRALVVRPLLRQRLARTAAVAGLVIGTYGLGVLYRGGWENVQFRVTAAGLERMGGDSVAGTMPIALSGLLFVVAAVWSVVAVWRLSAARVDGPVDSSPRTPSAPIETRPTGKRPQ, from the coding sequence GTGACCGCCCGCCGCCAGTGGACGACCATCGGCGCGGTGACCGCCGCCTGGGTCGGCTTCCTGCTGCTCTTCGCGTTCGTGACGCCCGTCTTCGGTGCGCCCGACGAGCCCGCACACGTGGACGCCGCCTTCCGACTCGCGCTCGGACTCGGCTGGCCACCCCCCGGCGACATGCACTACCTCGCCGCGATCCGCCAGGTCGTCGACCACCCGGTGGCGGCGGCCGACCGGACGACGGTGTCCGCGCTGCTCGCCCAGGTGCCCGGTGACTCGCCGGCGATCGACCAGATGTCCCAGCACCCGCCGACGTACTACCTGGTGGCGGCGCTCGTGCTGAAGGCGATCGGCTGGGGTTCGCACAGCTGGGGCACCGCGGTCCTGGCGCTGCGCCTCCTCGACGTCGTCGTCGTCGCCGCACTGCCGCTCCTCGTCTGGGCGACCGTGCGCCGCGCGACCCGCTCGCCGCGGACCGCGCTCGTCGCTCCGCTCCTGCTCTTCGCCGTGCCGCAGCTCGCGCAGGTGACCGCCGCGGTCTCCCTCTGGGCCCCGATGGTGCTGTTCGGCGCCGTGATGGTGTGGCTCGCCGTCCGGACGCTCACGGGCGACCGGTCCTGGTGGACCACCGTGGGGCTCGCCGTGAGCGTCACCGCGATGTCGGCGCTCACCGCGCTCGGCCTCGTCGCCGTCCCGTTCGCGGTCGTCGTCGTGCTGCTCGCCCACGGGCGGCCGCTCGTGTCCCGGACCGTCCACGCGGCCGTCGTCCTCGTCCTGCCGCTCGCCGCCACCGGCTGGTGGTGGGTCCGCACCCTCGTGCGCAGCGGCACGCTGGTCCCCGACGCGCTCCGCGGCTCCACCACCGTGGTGCCCTACCCGTCGGGCGGCGCCAACCCCGGGGCCTTCGCCGGCCGGCAGTGGGACGGTCTCACGAACTCGTTCTGGGGGCTCCTCGGTGCCAACCAGTGGGTCCTCCCGCCCGCTCTGGTCGACTCGATGACGATCGTCGCGCTGACCGTGCTCGCGTGGGCGTACGCCCGTCGTGGAACGGGACGCGGCCTCACGACGACGCTCCTGCTCTGGCCGGCGCTCGTGCTCGTCGCGACCCTCGCCTACAGCTGGCGGAACTACCTGGGGACCCACCAGGGCAACGGGCTGCAGGGACGCTTCCTCTTCATCGCGATCGTCGCCCTCGTCACCGCGCAGGCGATCGCGTGGCGGGCGCTCGTCGTCCGCCCGCTCCTCCGGCAGCGTCTGGCGCGGACGGCCGCGGTGGCCGGTCTCGTGATCGGGACGTACGGACTCGGCGTCCTCTACCGCGGCGGGTGGGAGAACGTGCAGTTCCGCGTGACGGCGGCCGGGCTCGAGCGGATGGGCGGGGACTCCGTCGCCGGCACCATGCCCATCGCACTGTCCGGCCTGCTGTTCGTCGTCGCCGCCGTCTGGTCGGTCGTCGCGGTCTGGCGGCTGTCGGCGGCCCGCGTGGACGGGCCGGTAGACTCCTCGCCGCGTACACCGTCCGCACCGATCGAGACCCGACCAACAGGAA
- a CDS encoding glycosyltransferase family 39 protein, which produces MGRAERIVVTAITVAFAAVLAVWAIGTTTYKAPDEPTHMDAVVHVAIGDGWAPPGTLPYLNATEATQHDNLREPAAVHPTWGQLLQEYPGNNVGSVDQMTQHPPTYYFLAAGVLHLVHFEDLRWDHAVLALRLFDAVLALPLPLLAWATVRRLTRSPRAAVLGGAAVLAVPELAAIGASVTNDALMLPLSGILVYLVTRLLTGDHRKRLLVGIAIALGAMLLVKGTALPAIPFVGIAVFTAGLHRGVVLRNGLRAFGTLALAALVGAWWWLHNLIVYRQIQPDGMAKYARPDKPFPDGTAASPEVFLRDYWNGVTRTFWGSVGSLAQFQIAQFLIDALTVLSLAGIVFWAFRRGPSLRPALVLASYPVILIALHMQSGWGGYVRNTIVAGTQGRYYYPTLLALIALSALAWPRVAITARGRTRLAVGMAIAACAIAAYGLVYVIRAFGRDAAWWITEANLQRYDRAGMLSGGWTITLTVIAGLLLVATCVLLVRWLRSTAPERNAPTAATTTPATTPAVDPEGVAA; this is translated from the coding sequence GTGGGGCGTGCCGAACGCATCGTGGTCACCGCGATCACGGTCGCGTTCGCCGCCGTGCTGGCGGTCTGGGCGATCGGGACCACCACGTACAAGGCCCCGGACGAACCGACGCACATGGACGCCGTCGTCCACGTCGCGATCGGCGACGGTTGGGCCCCGCCCGGCACGCTGCCGTACCTGAACGCGACCGAGGCGACCCAGCACGACAACCTGCGGGAACCAGCGGCGGTGCACCCGACGTGGGGTCAGCTCCTGCAGGAGTACCCGGGCAACAACGTCGGCAGCGTCGACCAGATGACGCAGCACCCGCCGACCTACTACTTCCTCGCCGCCGGCGTCCTGCACCTCGTCCACTTCGAGGACCTCCGCTGGGACCACGCCGTGCTCGCGCTCCGCCTCTTCGACGCCGTGCTCGCGCTGCCGCTGCCGCTGCTCGCCTGGGCCACGGTCCGGCGGCTCACGCGGTCCCCGCGGGCGGCCGTGCTCGGCGGCGCGGCGGTCCTCGCCGTCCCGGAGCTCGCCGCGATCGGCGCCTCGGTGACGAACGACGCGCTCATGCTGCCGCTCTCCGGCATCCTCGTGTACCTCGTGACCCGCCTGCTGACCGGGGACCACCGGAAGCGGCTGCTCGTGGGCATCGCGATCGCGCTCGGGGCGATGCTGCTCGTGAAGGGCACGGCGCTGCCGGCGATCCCCTTCGTCGGCATCGCGGTGTTCACCGCGGGCCTCCACCGCGGCGTCGTGCTCCGGAACGGTCTCCGTGCGTTCGGCACCCTCGCGCTCGCGGCCCTGGTCGGCGCGTGGTGGTGGCTGCACAACCTCATCGTGTACCGGCAGATCCAGCCCGACGGCATGGCGAAGTACGCGCGGCCGGACAAGCCCTTCCCGGACGGCACCGCAGCATCGCCCGAGGTCTTCCTCCGCGACTACTGGAACGGCGTCACCCGCACCTTCTGGGGCAGCGTGGGCAGTCTCGCCCAGTTCCAGATCGCGCAGTTCCTCATCGACGCGCTCACCGTGCTCTCGCTCGCGGGCATCGTCTTCTGGGCCTTCCGCCGCGGACCGTCCCTGCGCCCGGCGCTCGTGCTGGCCTCCTACCCGGTCATCCTCATCGCGCTGCACATGCAGAGCGGCTGGGGCGGCTACGTCCGGAACACCATCGTCGCCGGCACACAGGGGCGCTACTACTACCCGACGCTCCTCGCGCTCATCGCCCTCAGCGCCCTGGCCTGGCCGCGCGTCGCGATCACCGCTCGGGGCCGGACCCGGCTCGCGGTGGGCATGGCGATCGCCGCGTGCGCGATCGCCGCGTACGGACTCGTCTACGTGATCCGGGCGTTCGGCCGCGACGCCGCGTGGTGGATCACCGAGGCGAACCTGCAGCGGTACGACCGCGCAGGCATGCTGTCGGGCGGCTGGACGATCACGCTCACGGTGATCGCCGGACTGCTGCTCGTGGCGACGTGCGTGCTCCTCGTCCGCTGGCTGCGCAGCACCGCACCCGAACGGAACGCCCCGACTGCCGCGACGACCACCCCGGCCACGACCCCCGCTGTCGATCCCGAGGGGGTCGCCGCGTGA
- a CDS encoding glycosyltransferase family 2 protein: protein MKLFVQIPCLNEENTLASVIDSIPREIEGIDEIEILVIDDGSTDRTVEVAKEHGVKHFVHHTTNMGLARSFRDGVDYALLHGADIVVNTDGDNQYPQAQIAELVQPILRKEAEIVIGDRQTRTIEHFSGFKKLMQRFGSWVASRAAGLDLPDAASGFRAYSKYSLIRLNIVTRFSYCMETIVQAGYKRLAIASVPITTNPKTRESRLFSNIFQHMFQSGSAIARVYLMYRPMALFAWVAAVLGALGLWPLVRYLVLLWMHTPGNHLQSIILGVVLLITAVLAVVIGVVADLTRLNRTLAEEQLDLQKLQRYGD from the coding sequence GTGAAGTTGTTCGTCCAGATCCCCTGCCTCAACGAGGAGAACACCCTCGCCAGCGTCATCGACTCCATCCCGCGGGAGATCGAGGGCATCGACGAGATCGAGATCCTCGTCATCGACGACGGCAGCACGGACCGCACCGTCGAGGTCGCGAAGGAGCACGGCGTCAAGCACTTCGTGCACCACACCACGAACATGGGCCTCGCCCGGTCGTTCCGCGACGGCGTCGACTACGCGCTCCTGCACGGCGCCGACATCGTGGTCAACACCGACGGCGACAACCAGTACCCGCAGGCCCAGATCGCCGAGCTCGTGCAGCCGATCCTCCGGAAGGAGGCGGAGATCGTCATCGGCGACCGCCAGACGCGCACGATCGAGCACTTCTCCGGGTTCAAGAAGCTCATGCAGCGCTTCGGGTCCTGGGTGGCCTCGCGGGCGGCCGGCCTCGACCTCCCCGACGCCGCGAGCGGGTTCCGCGCGTACTCGAAGTACTCCCTGATCCGACTCAACATCGTGACGCGCTTCAGCTACTGCATGGAGACCATCGTGCAGGCCGGGTACAAGCGCCTCGCTATCGCCTCGGTGCCGATCACGACGAACCCGAAGACGCGCGAGTCCCGGCTGTTCAGCAACATCTTCCAGCACATGTTCCAGTCCGGTTCGGCGATCGCCCGGGTCTACCTCATGTACCGACCCATGGCGTTGTTCGCGTGGGTCGCCGCGGTCCTCGGGGCACTGGGGCTCTGGCCGCTCGTCCGCTACCTCGTGCTCCTCTGGATGCACACCCCCGGGAACCACCTCCAGTCGATCATCCTCGGTGTGGTCCTGCTCATCACGGCCGTGCTCGCGGTGGTGATCGGCGTCGTGGCGGACCTCACCCGGCTCAACCGGACGCTGGCCGAGGAACAGCTCGACCTGCAGAAACTGCAGCGCTACGGTGACTGA
- the rfbC gene encoding dTDP-4-dehydrorhamnose 3,5-epimerase — MQIRELKIPGAWEFTPVQHGDARGAFLEAYRADVLEETVGHPLDLRQVNMSISSAGVARGIHYALVAPSQAKYVTAVRGAFIDYIVDIRVGSPTFGQWDSVRIDDVDRKAVYLSEGLGHAIVALEDRSTVNYLVSAHYDPQREKGITILDPTVGLELPEGLGEPVLSEKDTTAPTLEQAAEQGLLPTYEEAVAYTESLRTKK, encoded by the coding sequence GTGCAGATCCGCGAACTCAAGATCCCCGGCGCGTGGGAGTTCACGCCCGTGCAGCACGGCGACGCACGAGGAGCGTTCCTCGAGGCCTACCGCGCCGACGTCCTCGAGGAGACGGTGGGCCACCCGCTCGACCTCCGCCAGGTGAACATGTCGATCTCCTCGGCCGGTGTCGCCCGGGGCATCCACTACGCCCTCGTCGCCCCGAGCCAGGCGAAGTACGTCACCGCCGTCCGCGGCGCGTTCATCGACTACATCGTCGACATCCGCGTCGGCTCGCCGACGTTCGGGCAGTGGGACTCGGTGCGGATCGACGACGTCGACCGCAAGGCCGTCTACCTCTCCGAGGGCCTCGGCCACGCGATCGTCGCACTCGAGGACCGCTCGACGGTGAACTACCTGGTGAGCGCGCACTACGACCCGCAGCGCGAGAAGGGGATCACGATCCTCGACCCGACGGTCGGGCTCGAGCTGCCCGAGGGCCTCGGCGAGCCCGTGCTGTCCGAGAAGGACACGACGGCGCCGACGCTCGAGCAGGCCGCCGAGCAGGGGCTGCTGCCGACCTACGAGGAAGCGGTGGCGTACACCGAGTCCCTCCGGACGAAGAAGTAA